A window of the Persephonella sp. genome harbors these coding sequences:
- a CDS encoding EAL domain-containing protein, which produces MDFSILEPHIEDVFKKFYDEILSDQYLRTFFKSEEQIKELIKKRVKNLQETFKETDKEIELRYYHLGNLHYDLKIPFVNLLSGVDFIKNEIYKVLAEKEVLDVYFFEINTLFEKIKNSLAKAYLDRSLEEITVGFNPEYKNFKFFSYHVQWLERLKDVATSLDKSHIPELDSRYCNLGRWFHTREFELICGDRKKCFIISELHELIHNTGKSLVFYIFHRKYVEAYLLFKTLNGLSLKIMNELYEVYLNFLNNREEKFLYYLSKRLQEIKAGYLSIINVRKLKAINEIYGKTTGDYILDIVERLIKDKLVKNEDLLIRGISGEFYIFCENNKRKIMEKLKDIKKYIESYKNFPMNVKISIGILEFPENISLSPEDLRKVINTVREKAKHEENFYFANKTEIKEKILPRVKTQFEDFTFVSKAISKGEVDIFFQPVVDLKIGNKYGLEALARIKKDGKYIPAGVFIDPVHRLGIIIDLDKVIIKRILKLSDIISQKTDVLFVNVSPESLKSESFVNLLTDSMKLLKEKGIKVILELTEQSFLKNIEVIRFLHEEFDISFAVDDFGTGYSSLKTVIDLSESKLIEILKIDGSLIKGITSSAKNKKIVSLIVAMSKNLDIKTVAEYIENEKLLQIVKDMGIEYGQGFGIGKPVPISEIV; this is translated from the coding sequence ATGGATTTTAGTATATTAGAGCCTCATATAGAAGACGTTTTTAAAAAATTTTATGATGAAATACTATCGGACCAGTATTTAAGAACATTTTTTAAATCAGAGGAACAAATTAAAGAACTTATTAAGAAACGAGTAAAAAATCTCCAGGAAACATTTAAAGAAACAGACAAAGAAATTGAGCTTAGATATTACCATTTGGGTAATCTTCATTATGATTTAAAAATTCCATTTGTTAATCTATTATCCGGCGTAGATTTTATTAAAAATGAGATATATAAAGTCCTTGCAGAAAAAGAGGTTCTTGACGTTTATTTCTTTGAAATAAATACTCTGTTTGAAAAAATAAAAAATAGTCTTGCAAAGGCCTATCTTGACCGTTCTCTTGAGGAAATAACAGTTGGATTTAATCCGGAATACAAAAACTTCAAATTTTTTAGCTATCATGTCCAGTGGCTTGAAAGATTAAAAGATGTTGCAACTTCCCTTGATAAAAGCCATATTCCAGAACTGGATAGTAGATACTGTAATTTAGGTAGATGGTTTCATACAAGGGAATTTGAACTGATATGTGGGGATAGAAAAAAATGTTTCATTATTTCTGAACTTCATGAACTTATCCATAATACAGGTAAAAGTCTTGTATTTTATATATTCCACAGAAAGTATGTTGAGGCGTATTTACTTTTTAAAACTTTGAATGGGCTTTCCCTGAAAATTATGAATGAACTTTATGAAGTTTATCTCAATTTCCTAAATAATAGAGAGGAAAAGTTTTTATACTATCTGTCTAAAAGACTTCAAGAAATAAAAGCAGGATATTTGTCTATTATTAATGTAAGAAAATTAAAAGCTATCAATGAAATATACGGTAAAACTACAGGTGATTATATTCTTGATATAGTAGAAAGACTTATAAAAGATAAGTTGGTAAAAAATGAAGACTTACTTATAAGGGGGATATCTGGAGAGTTTTATATATTTTGTGAGAATAATAAAAGGAAAATAATGGAAAAGTTAAAAGATATAAAAAAGTATATAGAAAGTTATAAAAATTTTCCGATGAATGTGAAAATTAGCATAGGTATCCTGGAATTTCCTGAAAATATATCCCTTTCACCTGAAGATTTAAGAAAAGTAATAAATACAGTAAGAGAAAAAGCAAAACATGAAGAAAATTTCTATTTTGCAAATAAAACAGAAATTAAGGAAAAAATATTACCTCGAGTAAAAACTCAATTTGAGGACTTTACTTTTGTTAGTAAAGCTATATCAAAGGGTGAAGTTGATATTTTTTTCCAGCCTGTTGTTGATCTTAAAATCGGAAATAAATATGGACTTGAAGCCCTTGCCAGAATAAAAAAAGATGGTAAGTATATTCCTGCCGGGGTATTTATAGACCCTGTGCACAGGCTCGGAATAATTATTGACCTTGATAAAGTAATTATAAAAAGAATTCTTAAACTCTCGGACATAATTTCACAAAAAACGGATGTTTTATTTGTTAATGTTAGTCCGGAATCCTTGAAATCAGAAAGTTTTGTTAATCTTTTAACAGATAGTATGAAATTACTTAAAGAAAAGGGTATAAAGGTTATTCTTGAACTTACAGAACAATCTTTTTTAAAGAATATTGAAGTCATTAGATTTTTGCATGAAGAATTTGATATATCCTTTGCCGTTGATGATTTTGGAACAGGATATTCTTCTCTTAAAACGGTAATAGATTTATCTGAATCAAAACTGATAGAAATTTTAAAAATAGATGGGAGCCTGATAAAAGGTATTACTTCTTCTGCTAAAAATAAAAAAATAGTAAGTCTGATAGTAGCAATGTCAAAAAATCTTGATATCAAAACTGTTGCAGAATATATAGAAAATGAAAAACTACTCCAAATTGTAAAAGATATGGGAATTGAATATGGACAGGGATTTGGTATAGGAAAACCGGTTCCTATTTCTGAAATTGTCTAA
- the tsaD gene encoding tRNA (adenosine(37)-N6)-threonylcarbamoyltransferase complex transferase subunit TsaD produces the protein MKILGIETSCDDTGVSVYDSEKGLLSNVVSSQVKLHAQWGGVYPDLAAREHTKNIIPVLDKALKDANISMEDIDGIAVTVAPGLIVSLVIGISAAKALSWVHKKPLIPVHHIEAHIFAIFIERKIEFPFIALVVSGGHTELYIIRGFEDYVYLGGTLDDAAGEAYDKVARMLGLGYPGGSIIDKLAKEGQEVIKFPRPLLSDKGKNRFNFSFSGLKSAVLREVEKGIYKKEDIARSFQEAVVDVLVSKTLDASNEFSIKNIVVAGGVSANSRLRERFLQEAEKRNLNVYFPPLYLCTDNAAMVAFTGYKRFSETGETIDFSFEGKARLRLDKFVNYIRQFQK, from the coding sequence ATGAAAATCCTTGGAATAGAGACCTCCTGTGATGATACAGGGGTCTCTGTTTATGATTCAGAAAAAGGGCTTCTTTCTAATGTTGTTTCTTCACAGGTAAAACTCCATGCCCAGTGGGGTGGAGTTTATCCAGACCTTGCGGCCAGAGAGCACACAAAAAATATTATTCCTGTTCTTGACAAAGCATTAAAAGATGCAAATATATCTATGGAAGATATAGATGGTATCGCCGTTACCGTAGCTCCTGGACTTATAGTTTCTCTTGTTATTGGTATCTCTGCAGCTAAGGCTTTAAGCTGGGTTCATAAAAAACCACTTATTCCTGTTCACCATATAGAAGCCCATATATTTGCGATTTTTATAGAAAGGAAAATTGAATTTCCTTTTATCGCACTGGTTGTTTCAGGTGGACATACTGAGCTCTATATAATAAGGGGATTTGAGGATTACGTTTATTTAGGTGGAACTTTAGATGATGCAGCCGGAGAAGCGTATGATAAGGTTGCAAGGATGCTTGGCCTTGGATATCCTGGAGGTTCAATAATAGATAAACTGGCTAAAGAAGGACAGGAAGTAATAAAGTTTCCAAGACCGCTTTTATCAGACAAAGGAAAAAATAGATTTAATTTCTCTTTTTCAGGACTAAAAAGTGCTGTTTTGAGAGAAGTTGAAAAGGGTATTTACAAAAAGGAAGACATTGCCCGTTCTTTTCAGGAAGCTGTTGTAGATGTTCTTGTAAGTAAAACTTTAGATGCTTCAAATGAGTTTAGTATTAAAAATATAGTTGTTGCAGGTGGTGTATCTGCTAACTCGAGACTTAGAGAAAGATTTTTGCAAGAGGCAGAAAAAAGAAACTTAAATGTTTATTTTCCACCTCTTTATCTATGCACTGATAATGCAGCAATGGTTGCTTTTACAGGGTATAAGAGATTTTCAGAAACTGGTGAAACAATAGATTTTTCCTTTGAAGGAAAAGCAAGGCTTAGACTGGATAAGTTTGTGAACTACATTAGACAATTTCAGAAATAG
- the atpH gene encoding ATP synthase F1 subunit delta, with product MKVDKKILKRVVKVLLNKLPKEESVLIKVADDLSLVQDLYRKDKTFRNIILNPQLPYEEKEKVINLLAEKASLNEHVVEALKYIVKINKGNILREISDQFSFEVEKFFATVKGEVITAYPIDESLLEEVKKAVESKLGKKVEFEVKQDPSIIAGIIVKAGSYILDSSVRTYLRKLEQQLTSY from the coding sequence TTGAAAGTAGATAAAAAGATATTAAAAAGAGTTGTAAAAGTTCTTTTAAATAAACTTCCTAAAGAAGAATCAGTTTTAATCAAAGTTGCAGATGATCTTTCTCTTGTTCAAGATTTATACAGAAAAGATAAAACATTTAGAAATATAATCCTCAATCCACAATTACCTTACGAAGAAAAAGAAAAAGTAATTAATCTTCTTGCTGAAAAAGCATCTCTTAATGAGCATGTAGTAGAAGCTCTTAAATATATTGTTAAGATTAACAAAGGTAATATTCTTAGGGAAATTTCAGATCAGTTCTCATTTGAGGTTGAAAAATTCTTTGCAACTGTGAAAGGAGAAGTAATTACAGCCTATCCAATAGATGAGTCGTTACTAGAAGAAGTAAAAAAAGCAGTTGAAAGTAAATTAGGTAAGAAAGTTGAATTTGAAGTAAAACAAGACCCATCAATAATAGCAGGAATTATCGTAAAAGCAGGAAGTTATATTCTTGATTCCTCTGTAAGAACATATCTGAGAAAATTAGAACAACAATTAACATCTTACTAA
- the atpA gene encoding F0F1 ATP synthase subunit alpha codes for MSAIRAEEVAESLKKQLEEFEAKANLEEVGTVLQVGDGVARVFGLEKAMYGEMVEFENGKLGVAFNLEEDNVGIILLGDETGIEEGTIVKRTGKILEIPVGMGLVGRVVDGTGKPIDGKGPIEDIAYYSPVEKIAPGVVTRKSVHEPLQTGIKAIDAMIPIGRGQRELIIGDRATGKTTIAIDTILNQKGENVYCVYVAIGQKRAVVRQIVETLQKHGAMEYTTVVAATASDPATMQYIAPFVGCTIAEYFRDNGMHALIIYDDLTKHAYAYRQLSLLLRRPPGREAYPGDVFYLHSRLLERAAKLNDDLGAGSLTALPIIETQAGDVAAYIPTNVISITDGQIFLETDLFHKGVRPAINVGLSVSRVGGAAQIKAMKQVAGTLRLELAQFRELEAFVQFASELDKATQQQIARGQRLVELLKQPPNKPVPVEKQIAIIYAGTKGYLDDVPVNAIQKFEQEFYTFLDTEKPEVLEMIRAEKKLTDEIETKLKEAIEEFKKKVAF; via the coding sequence ATGTCTGCAATAAGAGCGGAAGAAGTAGCTGAAAGCCTTAAAAAACAATTAGAAGAATTTGAAGCTAAAGCAAATCTTGAAGAAGTTGGAACAGTTCTTCAGGTTGGTGATGGTGTTGCAAGGGTATTTGGTCTTGAAAAGGCTATGTATGGTGAAATGGTTGAATTTGAAAATGGAAAATTAGGTGTTGCATTCAACCTTGAAGAAGATAACGTCGGTATTATTCTTCTCGGTGATGAAACAGGAATAGAAGAAGGAACTATAGTAAAAAGAACAGGAAAGATACTTGAAATCCCGGTTGGAATGGGGCTTGTAGGAAGAGTTGTTGATGGGACAGGAAAGCCAATAGACGGAAAAGGACCAATAGAAGATATAGCATACTACTCACCTGTTGAAAAAATTGCTCCAGGTGTTGTTACAAGAAAATCTGTTCATGAACCACTTCAAACAGGTATCAAAGCTATTGACGCAATGATACCTATCGGAAGAGGACAGAGGGAGCTTATTATCGGTGACAGGGCTACAGGTAAAACAACTATTGCTATAGATACTATCCTTAACCAGAAAGGTGAAAATGTTTACTGTGTATATGTTGCAATAGGGCAAAAAAGGGCTGTTGTTAGACAAATAGTTGAAACACTCCAGAAACACGGAGCTATGGAATATACAACAGTTGTTGCTGCTACAGCTTCTGACCCTGCAACAATGCAGTATATCGCTCCATTCGTTGGTTGCACAATTGCTGAATACTTTAGAGATAACGGAATGCACGCTCTTATTATATATGACGACCTTACAAAACATGCTTATGCATATAGACAGCTTTCACTTCTTCTCAGAAGACCTCCGGGAAGGGAAGCTTACCCTGGTGATGTTTTCTATCTCCACTCAAGACTTCTTGAAAGAGCTGCTAAGCTGAATGATGACCTTGGAGCAGGTTCATTAACAGCTCTCCCAATTATTGAAACACAGGCAGGTGACGTTGCTGCTTACATCCCAACAAACGTTATCTCTATTACAGATGGACAGATATTCCTTGAAACTGACCTTTTCCACAAAGGTGTAAGACCTGCTATTAACGTTGGTCTTTCTGTTTCAAGGGTTGGTGGTGCAGCTCAGATTAAAGCTATGAAACAGGTTGCAGGAACACTCAGACTGGAGCTTGCACAGTTCAGAGAGCTTGAAGCTTTCGTTCAGTTTGCTTCTGAACTTGATAAAGCTACTCAGCAACAAATCGCAAGGGGACAAAGACTTGTAGAACTCCTCAAACAGCCACCAAACAAACCGGTTCCGGTAGAAAAACAGATAGCAATCATATATGCAGGAACAAAAGGATACCTTGATGATGTCCCTGTTAACGCAATACAGAAATTTGAGCAGGAATTCTATACATTCCTTGACACAGAAAAACCTGAAGTTCTTGAAATGATTAGAGCAGAGAAAAAACTTACAGATGAAATAGAAACAAAACTGAAAGAAGCAATAGAAGAATTTAAAAAGAAAGTTGCCTTTTAG
- a CDS encoding S41 family peptidase — protein sequence MKSRISLVAGIILIFVAGLSFGIAAKTSQQDKLKEDLKLLGMYTEVFKIVKEHYVEPVSSKKLIYGSLRGMMNALDPFSTFFTPEEFKDFTTETHGEFGGLGIEIIMENHKLIIVAPIEDTPAWRAGLKPGDVILEINGEPTDKMTLLQAVKKMRGKPGTKVTLTIWRKGVEKPFKVTITRAIIKIKSVKTKELENSNIGYIRLTQFQENSTEDFEKALKKFKNKKGIIIDLRNNPGGLLSTAVAIADMILKKGELIVYTKGRDPRANEKYYSEHDPIIPTEIPIVVLVNKGSASASEILTGALKDNNRALIVGDKTFGKASVQTLIPLPDGSGIKLTTAHYYTPSGKMIMHKGITPDIVVHVSEKEEMERIKAEREAKIHGTKVKIKDPQLDTAINAIKIINFAKKAEK from the coding sequence ATGAAAAGTAGAATTTCCCTTGTTGCCGGAATAATACTGATATTTGTTGCAGGCCTTAGTTTTGGAATAGCTGCAAAAACATCACAACAAGATAAACTAAAGGAAGACCTCAAATTACTAGGTATGTATACGGAGGTCTTCAAAATTGTCAAAGAACATTACGTTGAACCTGTAAGTTCTAAAAAGCTAATATACGGTTCCCTCCGGGGTATGATGAATGCCCTTGACCCATTCTCAACATTTTTTACCCCAGAAGAATTTAAAGATTTTACAACAGAAACCCATGGAGAGTTTGGCGGACTGGGAATAGAAATCATAATGGAAAACCACAAACTTATTATTGTAGCTCCAATTGAGGACACACCAGCTTGGAGAGCAGGCCTCAAACCTGGAGATGTGATACTTGAAATAAACGGTGAGCCTACAGATAAAATGACCTTACTCCAGGCCGTCAAAAAAATGAGAGGTAAGCCTGGGACAAAAGTTACATTAACAATCTGGAGAAAAGGAGTTGAAAAACCATTTAAAGTAACAATTACAAGAGCAATTATAAAAATCAAAAGTGTAAAAACAAAAGAATTGGAAAATAGCAATATAGGCTATATAAGGCTTACACAATTTCAGGAAAACTCCACAGAAGATTTTGAAAAAGCCCTTAAAAAATTCAAAAATAAAAAAGGAATAATCATAGACCTGAGGAATAACCCCGGTGGACTTTTATCAACCGCCGTTGCTATTGCAGATATGATTCTCAAAAAGGGTGAATTGATTGTTTATACAAAGGGTAGAGATCCAAGAGCAAATGAAAAATATTACTCTGAACATGACCCTATTATCCCAACAGAAATTCCTATTGTAGTTCTCGTTAATAAAGGTTCTGCAAGTGCCTCAGAAATTCTTACAGGTGCATTAAAAGATAATAATAGAGCCCTTATTGTCGGAGATAAGACATTCGGTAAAGCATCTGTTCAAACACTTATTCCTCTTCCTGACGGTTCTGGTATAAAACTGACCACCGCACACTATTACACACCAAGTGGAAAGATGATAATGCACAAAGGAATAACACCGGATATAGTTGTTCATGTTTCTGAAAAAGAGGAAATGGAAAGAATTAAAGCTGAAAGGGAAGCAAAAATACACGGAACAAAAGTTAAAATCAAAGACCCTCAGCTTGATACTGCAATTAATGCTATTAAAATAATAAACTTTGCAAAAAAAGCTGAAAAATGA
- a CDS encoding ATP synthase F0 subunit B: MRKIFLLNLAIVSLSVASEGEGSLMLWKTINTLILVALLVWVFKKWIAPALENRRQSVASMVQEAQKAQEESKKALEEAQAKLEETKQKFHESLKIAEETAKKEREAALKEAEEIAQRIKEQAKEMIMVEIKRGENELRKYAVQKAIEISEKIVKEKANPEVEKELILKTLKSIS, from the coding sequence ATGAGAAAAATCTTCCTGTTAAATCTGGCTATTGTTTCCCTGTCTGTTGCCTCAGAAGGAGAAGGCAGTTTAATGTTGTGGAAAACTATAAATACTCTTATTTTGGTTGCTCTTTTGGTATGGGTTTTCAAAAAATGGATAGCTCCTGCTTTAGAAAACAGAAGACAATCTGTAGCTTCAATGGTTCAAGAGGCACAAAAAGCACAAGAAGAAAGCAAAAAAGCTCTTGAAGAAGCACAGGCAAAACTTGAAGAAACCAAACAAAAATTCCATGAAAGCTTAAAAATAGCAGAAGAAACTGCAAAAAAAGAAAGAGAAGCAGCTTTAAAAGAAGCTGAAGAAATAGCCCAGAGAATAAAAGAACAGGCTAAAGAAATGATAATGGTTGAGATTAAAAGAGGAGAAAACGAACTTAGAAAATATGCAGTTCAAAAGGCTATAGAAATTTCAGAAAAAATTGTAAAAGAAAAAGCAAATCCAGAAGTTGAGAAAGAATTAATTCTTAAAACTCTCAAAAGCATATCCTAA
- a CDS encoding F0F1 ATP synthase subunit gamma produces the protein MAKLSPRDIKRKIQGIKNTQRITKAMKAVSAAKLNKARAMLNATRPYSERLYDLINDLAMFVDRDIHPLLKIREEKTIDYIVITADRGLAGAFNSYVIKQTLNDVKKFEEEGKNVNLILIGRKAVQFFKNKNFNIIAEYEDIYRDHLNLAFTSQVGGIIAERYENEKTDAVYMVNNELLTTATYETKVRKLFPIEPELDFSKLSELSRYNIEPSAEDVLEELLKRYINFQLYRALVESSTAEHAARMIAMDNATRNAGEAIKKWTIIFNKARQEAITTELIDIINASNAIQ, from the coding sequence ATGGCAAAACTCTCACCAAGGGATATTAAAAGAAAGATACAGGGTATAAAGAATACACAGCGTATAACAAAGGCAATGAAGGCGGTTTCCGCCGCCAAACTTAATAAAGCAAGGGCGATGCTCAATGCAACCCGCCCTTATTCTGAAAGGCTTTATGACCTTATAAATGACCTTGCAATGTTTGTTGATAGGGATATACATCCCCTTTTAAAAATTAGAGAAGAGAAGACTATAGATTACATCGTAATCACAGCAGACAGAGGTCTTGCAGGTGCATTTAACTCTTATGTTATAAAGCAAACCCTTAATGATGTTAAAAAATTCGAAGAAGAAGGCAAAAATGTTAATCTTATTCTGATTGGAAGAAAGGCTGTTCAGTTCTTCAAAAATAAAAACTTCAATATAATTGCAGAATACGAAGATATTTACAGAGACCATTTAAACCTTGCTTTCACATCTCAGGTTGGCGGAATAATTGCAGAAAGATATGAAAATGAAAAAACAGATGCAGTTTATATGGTAAATAATGAACTACTGACAACAGCCACCTATGAAACAAAAGTCAGAAAACTTTTCCCTATTGAGCCGGAGCTGGATTTTTCAAAACTTTCTGAACTTTCAAGATATAACATAGAACCATCTGCAGAAGATGTGCTTGAAGAACTACTTAAAAGATATATAAACTTCCAGCTTTACAGGGCATTGGTTGAATCCTCAACTGCAGAGCATGCAGCAAGGATGATAGCAATGGATAACGCAACCAGAAATGCCGGAGAAGCAATCAAAAAATGGACAATTATATTTAACAAAGCAAGACAGGAAGCAATTACTACAGAACTTATTGATATTATTAATGCTTCTAATGCAATTCAGTAA
- the aroC gene encoding chorismate synthase encodes MGVLRFLNAGESHGPALTAIIEGIPSNLEISHEYINKELARRQQGYGRGGRMKIEKDKVEILSGVRFGKTLGSPITLMVRNKDWENWTDIMAVEGQPVDKRKITNPRPGHADLVGGIKYGFDDLRNVLERASARETTTRVAVGAVCKRLLEDIGIKIGSYVVSIGELSVKELIQDIPLEERFKLAEESVVRTPVPSEDEKFKKLIDMAKEEGESLGGVFEVFATGVPIGLGSYVQWDSRLDGRIAQAFMSIQAIKGVEIGEGFELAKKFGSQAHDEIFWDKERGFYHKTNRAGGIEGGVTNGEPIIVRAAMKPIPTLMRKKSLHSVNIETKQPFDAAKERSDVTAVPAAAVVGEAMLAIVLAQAVLEKFGNDNWIEIKGRIKEYIQYTKRF; translated from the coding sequence ATGGGCGTTTTACGTTTTCTTAATGCCGGAGAATCCCATGGACCTGCTTTAACAGCTATTATTGAAGGAATTCCATCAAATCTGGAAATTTCCCATGAATACATAAATAAAGAACTTGCCAGAAGGCAGCAAGGTTACGGTCGTGGCGGCCGTATGAAAATAGAAAAGGATAAAGTAGAAATTCTTTCAGGGGTTAGATTCGGTAAGACCCTCGGTTCTCCAATTACATTAATGGTCAGAAATAAAGATTGGGAAAACTGGACAGATATAATGGCCGTAGAAGGTCAGCCTGTTGATAAAAGAAAAATAACAAATCCTCGTCCCGGGCATGCTGACCTTGTAGGCGGAATAAAGTATGGTTTTGATGATTTAAGAAATGTTCTTGAAAGGGCAAGTGCGCGGGAAACAACAACACGGGTGGCAGTTGGAGCTGTTTGTAAAAGGCTACTTGAGGATATAGGTATAAAAATAGGTAGTTATGTAGTAAGTATCGGTGAGCTTTCGGTAAAAGAGCTAATACAAGACATTCCCCTTGAAGAAAGATTTAAGTTGGCTGAAGAATCTGTGGTTAGAACACCGGTTCCTTCTGAAGATGAAAAATTCAAAAAACTGATTGATATGGCAAAGGAAGAAGGAGAAAGCTTAGGTGGTGTTTTTGAGGTTTTTGCCACTGGTGTTCCAATAGGGCTTGGCTCATATGTTCAATGGGATAGTAGACTTGATGGAAGGATTGCTCAAGCTTTTATGAGCATTCAGGCCATAAAAGGCGTTGAGATAGGCGAAGGTTTTGAACTGGCAAAAAAATTTGGCTCACAGGCTCATGATGAAATATTCTGGGATAAAGAAAGGGGTTTCTATCATAAAACAAACAGAGCCGGTGGAATAGAAGGTGGTGTGACAAATGGAGAGCCCATCATAGTAAGGGCAGCAATGAAACCTATCCCAACACTAATGAGAAAGAAATCTTTACATTCGGTAAATATAGAAACAAAACAGCCTTTTGATGCAGCAAAGGAACGTTCTGATGTAACCGCTGTTCCTGCTGCAGCTGTAGTAGGTGAAGCAATGCTTGCAATCGTTCTGGCACAGGCTGTTCTGGAGAAATTCGGCAATGATAACTGGATAGAAATAAAAGGAAGAATAAAAGAGTATATTCAATACACAAAACGATTTTAG
- the atpD gene encoding F0F1 ATP synthase subunit beta yields the protein MADNKGKIVQVVGPVVDVEFETEELPEIRWALKTTRIAIDDRGNETTEDLYLEVAQHLGEKRVRTIAYGPTDGLVRGQEVESIGGPLQIPVGKAVLGRIFNVVGQPIDDAGPVEAEEKWPIFRPAPSFEEQSTKVEIFETGIKVIDLLVPFIKGGKVGLFGGAGVGKTVLMQELIHNIAKFHSGYSVVVGVGERTREGNDLWMEMKESGVLPYTAMVYGQMNEPPGVRFRVAQTGLTMAEYFRDVEKQDVLIFIDNIFRFVQAGAEVSTLLGRLPSAVGYQPTLGTDVGEVQERIASTVNGSITSIQAVYVPADDITDPAPASIFAHLDATIVLQRRLAELGIYPAIDPLESTSKALAPEYVGEEHYYVAREVQRILQRYKELQEIIAILGMEELSEEDKALVGRARRLQRFLAQKFHVAEQFTGQPGDYVKREDTIRSFKEVVEGKWDHLPEQAFYMVADIEDAKRKAEEIMAKQG from the coding sequence ATGGCAGATAACAAGGGTAAAATTGTTCAGGTCGTAGGACCTGTAGTAGACGTTGAATTTGAAACAGAAGAACTTCCAGAAATAAGATGGGCATTAAAAACAACAAGAATAGCAATTGATGACAGGGGAAACGAAACAACAGAAGACCTTTATCTTGAAGTTGCACAGCACCTTGGAGAAAAAAGGGTAAGAACTATTGCTTATGGTCCAACAGATGGTCTTGTTAGAGGACAAGAAGTTGAAAGTATAGGTGGACCACTTCAAATACCGGTAGGCAAAGCAGTTCTTGGAAGAATATTCAACGTTGTTGGACAACCAATTGACGATGCCGGACCTGTTGAGGCTGAGGAAAAATGGCCAATATTCAGACCTGCACCATCATTTGAAGAGCAGTCAACAAAAGTAGAAATATTTGAAACAGGTATTAAAGTTATTGACCTTCTTGTTCCATTCATCAAGGGTGGAAAAGTTGGTCTATTCGGTGGTGCTGGAGTTGGAAAAACAGTTCTTATGCAGGAGCTTATCCACAACATAGCTAAGTTCCACTCTGGATACTCTGTTGTTGTTGGTGTTGGTGAAAGAACAAGGGAAGGAAATGACCTTTGGATGGAAATGAAAGAATCTGGAGTTCTTCCATATACAGCTATGGTTTACGGACAGATGAATGAGCCTCCAGGGGTTAGATTTAGAGTTGCCCAAACAGGTCTGACAATGGCTGAATACTTTAGAGATGTTGAAAAGCAAGACGTTCTTATTTTCATAGATAATATCTTCAGATTTGTTCAGGCAGGTGCTGAAGTTTCAACACTTCTTGGAAGACTTCCATCTGCTGTTGGTTATCAGCCAACATTGGGAACTGACGTTGGTGAAGTTCAGGAAAGAATTGCTTCAACAGTTAATGGTTCTATTACATCTATTCAGGCTGTTTATGTTCCGGCTGACGATATTACAGACCCAGCGCCAGCATCTATTTTCGCACACTTAGACGCTACAATTGTTCTCCAAAGGAGACTTGCAGAGCTGGGTATTTATCCAGCTATTGACCCATTAGAGTCTACATCTAAAGCCCTTGCTCCTGAGTATGTAGGAGAAGAACATTACTACGTTGCAAGGGAAGTTCAAAGAATTCTCCAAAGATACAAAGAACTGCAAGAAATTATCGCAATTCTTGGTATGGAAGAACTTTCTGAGGAAGACAAGGCACTGGTTGGTAGAGCAAGAAGACTTCAAAGGTTCCTTGCTCAGAAATTCCACGTTGCTGAGCAGTTCACAGGACAACCCGGTGATTACGTAAAAAGAGAAGATACAATCAGATCATTCAAAGAAGTTGTTGAAGGTAAATGGGATCATCTTCCAGAACAGGCATTCTACATGGTGGCTGACATAGAAGACGCCAAAAGAAAAGCAGAAGAAATTATGGCAAAACAAGGATAA